The DNA sequence AAAGATGAAACCTGGAGGGGAGAAGTCGGAAACCCCTTGTGTTTCAGTGCTCCAGGCTGGGTCTAAAAGCAGAGCTTCAGTTTAAGATTGTGCATGCCATAAGCCACTTTTGGTGGGCTGTTTCTCCTGAGAAGCTTGCTGCTGTGCGTGGGTGAGCCCAAGAGAGGGCAGTGTCAGCTTCTGCCTGAGCTGGAAGGGCAGCGCCCACGGGCGAGTCAAGGGgtggcagctcctgcccaggctCCGCGCTTTTTCCCCGTGGGAACAGCACCCCTGGTGCTGTGGTGACTCTGGGGACGGCAAGTTGGACTTTGTCCCTTGGGAAAAGCTCCTTTTCAATCCTTATGTTCCTGCGGGGAGGTCGGCTGCAGCCTCTCAGGTATTCGGAGCAGGATGCCGACGCGCTGCCCTGAATCTTTCATTCCATGTCTGTCTGATGAAAGACTCCGGGACTTCAGAGCAGTAAAAATCTGTCTCCTTGTGTCACAAAATCGTTTCCGTGGTACATTTCAGCTGTTCCCTTTCAGACGTGCCCAGGTCCTGCAGACTTGAGGTGATGCCTCTAAGCACTTCGTGAGCTCGGTGCTGCGCTGCCCATCCTTGCACATGAGAGAGCCTGGTGGCTTCGTGGCCGCGGGAGCGTCTCAGCTCCAGTCGCGACGTCTGCCAGCACCCATGTGATACCTGGTTTTCAATATCCTCAACAAAATTCTGTTACGGCTGCAGCCAGTTAGTTTCTGGGATGGGGATCTGTGTGGTAAGGTGTGTGATTGCATCCCGAGTTTtcttttggggaaggaaaaccaaacaaaggaAGATATATTTAGCCCCTGGGGACTTCCAGTGAAACTGGCTCCGGTGCAACCGGTTTCTCCATGGTCCAAGTCCAGCAGTGCCGGGTTAATGCTCAACCGGTGGCCCCGCTCCTTCCGCGTCGGGGCCCGCCTCGGCACGTCACCCTGTTTGGTAACTCCCGAGGGTGTCCGGGACCCTGCTGCTGGCCTTGGGGACGGAGCTGGGCTtggcagcagggccaggggaCAAAGTCTGGGGATGGGCGGCTGCCGGCACAGCCCGAAACAGTGTGTGTGAGCGGGCAGGTGTGGCAGGCAGGATGTGCgcgggggcaggcagggctggtcTGCGTGTGCTGGGCCGTGGCTCTGGCTGCACACACCCgtgtgagcagcagcagggctgggttGCTGTGCACACTCGTATGAAGCAGCTGGGGGCTGTGCACACCCGTTTGAGTTGTggcagggccggggggctgTGCACACCCGTGTGAACAGCTGGGAGCTGTGCACACCCGTGGGAACCgttgcagggctgggggctgtgcaCACCCGTGGGAGCGGCTGGGGGGGCTATGCACACCCGTGTGAACGGCTGGGTGCTGTGCACACCCGTGGGAGCAGGTGTCGGGCCGGGGGGCGGGATGCCGGTGTGAGAGCACGGCCCCGCCCCTCgtggccccggccccgccccgccccccggccccgccccccggccccgccccgcccgttCCCCGCCGAGCCGAGCCGCCGTTGCCGCCgttgccgccgccgccgcgcccgcgTCTCTCCGCTGCTCCTGGCGGGAAGGGCAGGGCGGGGGCACGGGAGCCGGGCCGCGGTGGCCGCCCATGTGCCGCGCTCCGCCGGCCTGATCCCACACACAAAGGCAGGCCGGGAGTCGACGGGCCGCGCCTGGCAGCGCCGCCCATGCACCGTGCGCAGCCCCCTgcggcggcccggccccgggccaTGAAGGCGGCTTAGCTCCGGACACCGCCgcgctcggcccggcccggcccgacccggcccggcccagcgcGGCCGGGGGCAGCCGCGAAccggcggcggcgccgcggcCCCGGTATGGCAGGAGGTGACCGCGCCCCCTGCTGGGCGGGCGGGGCgctgcgggcgggcgggcgcccCACGCCGTTACTGGTGTtactggtgctgctggtgggggcGGCGGGCGAGGATATCAACGCAGAGGTgagcggggggggtgtgtgtgggggtggaGCGGGCCTGGGGGGGCTCCCCTGGgacaccctgcctgcaccctgcctgcacctgcgGCCGCTGGCGCTGCCTGCCCGAAGGGGGCCacaggtgcaggcagggcaggcaggacaggcagaggTCCGGGTGTCCCGTCCCACCCcccccgggggcggcgggcagcaGCCGGCGGGGGAGAGGAAGCGCTTTGTGCCCacgcggggccgcggcgggggaggggggtgaaAGGGCCTTTGATAAAAGTCTCGGCTCCGCCACCCTGCCTGGggggagttaaaaaaaattagggaaaGGTTcgaaatttttcaaaattaaacctttttttttaaaaaaaaaaaattggaaaattaaACCAATGCAAAgtcatttaggaaaaaaaaaaaactgttttaaaggttaaaagggaaaaaaatagatcagaaaattaaaattgaaaggaaaaattaaaaatgaaaggaaaaaattaaaaataacgaaaatgaaaagcaataatccaaacaaaaatttattttaaaaaagtaactgaaaaagaCAAGAGGTGGAGAGGTTGGTGCAGGAAGAGACCTGCTGTGCCCCCGCACCCTTCCTGCCCGCTGCCCCTCTGCGGGGCCAGCAGTCGCCCAGGGGCCACCTGCCCCCAGCCGCCGCTGGGCACCCCGGGGGGCTGCCGGCCCCGCAGGACAGAAGCCCCTTTGTGGGTGgaggccggggcggggggtccTGGGGCGCTGGCggggggagtggggggctgCTGGCCCCACGTTCCTCTGTGGCTCCCGGGGGACACCTCCGGAGGCGGCGGGCAACCCGCGGGCAGGTTGGCCCCCCGCCAGCTGCCTTATCCCCGGGATCAGGGTGGCCGACAGCCCCCGCCGAGGTCAGGCCGGCGGATCCCCCACGCGCTTtgcggggcagggctggggcccTGTTCCCTGCCTCCCGCCCGCTGCCCGCGTGCTCTGGcttgcctgtgctgcctgccctgcctgcctgggtgTGGCATTTTGCCCCCCGGCAGCTGGCAGGGACGCCCCGTGAGGGGGTAcagggccggggcggcggcgggcggtggGCTGGGTACTGCCCCGCCGGGCTCACGAggggctgcctgtccccagggagctCCGAGTCCCCCCATCAGGCTGTCCCCTGCTCGCGGCCTCACGCCCGGCTCTCCCCGGTGCAGGCATGGCTGCGGCTCTACGGCTACCTGCCGCAGCCCAACCGGCAGATGTCCACCATGCGCTCGGCTCAGACCTTCTCTTTGGCCCTCGCCGAGATGCAGAAGTTCTACGGCATCGCCGTCACCGGCGTCCTGGACGAGGAGACGAAGGCGTGAGTTTCTCCGTGTCCTCTTGCTCTAGCGGAAGGCGGCTCCGCTCCCTGGAGCTTTGGCTTTGCCTGCCAGACCCCgagctctgcctgcccctggAAACGTGGGTGCTGTCTGCCCTGGGAGCTGCATCTCCCCTTTCGGGGGCCGCAGCCAGGACACCTCACTTGCCGTTCGTGATGGCTGTAACCCCTCGGGGACCTTGGCCGCGGTGGGCTGAGCCCTGGCTCCATGCCCTCCTGACAGGTGGATGAAACGTCCCCGCTGTGGGGTCCCGGACCAGTTTGGGGCACGGATGAAGTCCAACATGCGGCGGAAGCGGTACGCGCTGACGGGGCGGCGCTGGAGCCAGAGCCATCTCACCTTCAGGTACCCAACTTCTCCAGGGCTTCCCACCCTCCAGCCCATGGAGAGCCATGGACCCCCTTGGGGAGCGAGCTCTGTCCCGGGCTGTCCCCAGTGAGCTCTGTACCACCAGCATCCAGAACTACACGGAGAAGCTGGGTCGATACCATTCGTACGAGGCCGTCCGCCGAGCTTTCCGGGTGTGGGAGCAAGCCACGCCACTGGTTTTCCGGGAGGTGCCCTACGAGGACATCCGGCAGAAGCGGAAGAAGGAGGCCGACATCATGGTGCTCTTCGCCTCCGGCTTCCACGGAGACAGCTCCCCCTTCGACGGTGTCGGGGGGTTTTTGGCTCACGCGTATTTTCCTGGTCCTGGCATGGGGGGGGACACGCATTTCGACTCAGATGAACCCTGGACGCTGGAGAACACGGATGTGTCTGGTGAGTTGAGGGCCAAGGAGGTGGTGAAGGCAACCAGAGGAGCCTGGTGGGCCTCTGGGTTTGAGGGCAGGAGGATGTGCTGGTGTGGGCAGGAGtggcagggagagcagctccGCCGTAAGtggtgcaggcagctcccagtGGGGCACCCTGGTTGCGGGGTGTCGGGGCCGAGGACCCACCCCACGTGTCATGTCCTCCACCCTGTCTTGCTGATGGTGCCTTTCTCTGCAGGGAACAACCTTTTCTTGGTGGCCGTGCACGAGCTGGGGCACTCGCTGGGCTTGGAGCACTCCAGCAACCCCAGCGCCATCATGGCCCCCTTCTACCAGTGGATGGACACGGAGAACTTCCAGCTGCCGGAGGATGACCTCAAGGGCATCCAGCAGCTGTATGGTGAGGAACTGGGTGGGGTATCAGCCCAGAGGTGGGGTGCTGGGCACGTgcgtggggaaactgaggcatgggtGCCGCTGGTCTGCGTCACCCCATCCCTTCTCTCGCCCGCCTGAGCCAGGTACCGCAGACGGGCGCCCTCAGCCTACCAAGCCTTTGCCCACCGTGACACCCCGGAGACCTGGCAGGCCAGACCAGAGACCCCCTAAACCACCTCCCCCGGGGAAACCGGAGCGACCCCCCAAACCTGGCAGCCCAGACCGACCTGACCAGTACGGCCCTGACATCTGCGACGGGAACTTTGACACGGTGGCGGTACTGCGTGGGGAGATGTTTGTGTTCAAGGTACCTGCTGGGACCCCCTCCTGCCCGTCCCCTGGGGATGTGGTGGGTCTCTGGGTGGGAGCATGCCCCAGGAGATGCCTGGGCCTGGGActgtgtccctgtgtccccctcGTCCTCTGTCAACACTCCGTTTACCACCAGGGACGGTGGTTCTGGAGGGTCCGGCACAACCGGGTGCTGGACAACTACCCCATGCCCATCGGGCACTTCTGGCGGGGCCTCCCCGGGGACATCGACGCTGCTTATGAGAGGCATGACGGGAGGTTCGTCTTCTTTAAAGGTGAGCAGGGAAGCTGGGTGGGAGGGCCGAGGTGCAGGGGGGAGCCCAGTGCTCCCCCCCAAGCTGCTGAGAGCTGGTTGCCTTCATCCCATCCTgatccccctccccagccggAGACGCTGCCTGACCAAAGGGATGGGGTGGCCACAGGCATCGTACCCCCATCCGCACGTGCGCCTGCTGCGGCAGCTGGGCGCATCGCTccccttctccatctcctccccctccaggTGACCGGTACTGGCTCTTCCGAGAAGCCAACCTGGAGCCCGGGTACCCGCAGCCCCTGGTCACCTATGGCCAGGGCATCCCCTACGACAGCATCGACACGGCCGTCTGGTGGGAACCCACGGGGCACACCTTCTTCTTTCGTGGGGACAGGTGAGTGGGTGGGCATGGCGGGCAGCGGAGACCCCCGTGCTCCTCACCTGCTCACCGCCTCCCTCCCCCAGATACTGGCGCTTTAACGAAGACACCCGCTCGGTGGACCCTGGGTACCCGAAACCCATCTCTGTCTGGGTGGGCATCCCTCCCTCACCCAAGGGTGCCTTCCTCAGCCCGGACGCCTGTAAgtagaggaggaaaagaggcgGGGTGGTGGGAGCGGGGGTGGTGTCACCCCTTTGGTGGCCTGGCCACGAGGGATGGAGGCCAGGAGGTTGCCCAGGAGTCAGCGGTGTTGCCCTTTCTGAAGGGTTTCACTGGTCCCAGAGCAAAACTTGCTGTCCAGGGCACCTGCGGGGGTGTGTAGGTTGGGGGGTGCCCTGCGCCTGCTCACTTACCCCTCGCCTCcatcttctcccctcccccagcctccACCTACTTCTACAGAGGCACAAAGTACTGGAAATTCGACAATGAGCGGCTCAAGACGGAGCCGGGTTACCCCAAATCCATCCTACGGGATTTCATGGGCTGTCACACGGAGCTGGTCCCGGACCCCCATCCCCGCTGGCCCGATGGGGAGCGACCACCCTTCAACCCCGATGGGGATGGGCGGGCcgaagatgaggaggaggaagaggaagaagaggaggaagacgAGGAGGATTACAGCGAGGGCGGCCGCCAGCCGGGCGGGGATGTGGACGTGGTGGTGCAGATCGATGAGTACACGCGCACCATGAGCGTCGTcatggtgctggtgctgctggtgctgctggtctGCATCCTCGGCCTCATCTACATCATCGTCCAGATGCAGAGGAAGGGTGCGCCCCGAATGCTCCTGTACTGCAAGCGCTCCTTGCAGGAGTGGGTCTGACCCCGGCTCCCTCCTCACACAGCCCCCCGCCACCATGGTGCTACCGATGGACCTGACCTCCCCCTCCCTTCGCCCCTCCCCACGGCCCCTCTCGCCCCATTGTTGCTTGATGGCTCCGGCCTCAGAAAAGGGGGGGATGcccaccccccacctccccccggcccctccaGAGCAGCCGGGCTGGGACTGGGGGACGGTCGTGGGGGGGCTTCAGGGCACCCAggtcctgcctgctccccggcacctgcccccccacccccagccatgACCGGGTTGCCACCCATCGTGCTGTGCCCGCCTCTGCCAAGGGGGCCCAGCAGGGTCCCTTCCCCCCGCGTGAACCCGCTGGGCTGTGCCTTCACCGCACAAGGTGGGGAGCGGATTGGGGCTGTGCACGAGTGCTACGAGCTGGCAGGTCTCAGCTGCCGGCACCTGCAATGGCAGGGAAGtgtgaggggaagggagggctgAGCTCGTGGCCGTGTTTCCTGTTGAGCCGCAGGGAAGCAGGGATGTGGTGCCTAAAGATAGTGTGAGGGGGGAGAGGCCACCTTTGCGAGCCCCCCGCTATGTGCTCAGCCTGGACCCTGCCGGACCCTGCCACCACCGCGGTGGGGCAAAGCCCTGGGAATGTGTGGTCCCGCAGGCAGGGCAGCGGGCACGGCCGCCTTGTACGTGCATTAAATGGGTCGGGTGTGTGGAGAGCTGTGGTGCCATCCTTCCTGCCGCGGGACGGGGCAGGAGCCGTGTGGGCTGCCCTGCGCGAGGTTTGGCAGATTTTGTGGGGGCTTGCCTAGGGGTGCCCCCGGCAGCGGACAGAGCCGCCTTTCACCAGCTCCCACGGCAGCGGCGACGGCCTCACTGGGAACACAGTGCGCCTTGTTCTCCCCCCGGCCGGCACCGcgctccagccctggggcagccaCCTCCCCTGGGCAGGGGCCGGTGGCTGCGGCAGCCGGGGGACAGTGCGTGGTCCCTCCTGGAGCCAGTTTACCGGGTGCTTCGGTGTCCCTGAGCAGCCCCAGCATGTTTcctggggggaagggggtggctGCATCCTGTCTCGCCACGGCTGTCTcggcagaggaaagcagaagcagtCACGACTGCTGCAGAGATCAGGGAAATAATCGTGGGAGTGGGAAAGATTAGATGCAGCAGGGTAGGAAATTGGCTTTATCCAGGGAAAAAACGTTGCTCAGCCTTTAAtgggaaggaaaaccaaaccccagCGGGTGGCAGAGGGAGCATGCGGCAGTGATGGAGACAGCGGCTTCCCTGCCCGTGCTGGTGATGCTCACCAGGGTGGAGAGCCAGGGCTGGATTTGCTCTAGAGCTGTGGGTGCAGCCTGCGGGGCAGCCTCAGGGCTGGCGGCAGAGGCCTGGAGCAGTTAATACACTGATGGGgaggcaggctgggcaggggatTGTGTGGGTCTGCCCCATCCCGGTGGAGATGACCCTacggaggggaaggggggcgggggggttcTCCCTCTGGGACGACTCCAGCCACAATCTCCTTCCGACCCTCTGCCCAGGCTTCCTCCAGCCCCAGACCAGAGCAGCACCCCGACAGCACCCTGCCCGGCCTCTTTCCCCACGGGGCTGGTGGCTGTGACCCAGGGCTCGGTGCAGGGAGCATTAACTCAGCCCTGacctgctctcccctccctggggctccggctgcccctctgcccccatcccctccctgccaacactgggggggggggggtgtgtgtgtgtccgtctgtccgtccgtccCCCCAACTTCATGGATGGGTAGGGATGAAGCCTTTGTGcgccctccctcctccccaatcctccccctccccaggacccagagctgctggctcaGCGCCCAAGACTCGGCTGCAGCCACTTCTCAGCACTAAATTACCCCGAGCCCCTGCGCTGCTCATCAGCCACTAACTACTTTAAAAGGGCAGGACTGACGCTGGTGCTTACCCCACTTTCCCAGAGCTGGTTGCACTGGTGGGGGGACTCTGTGGCCAGGGCCACCCATCCCCTGGCCTGGCCCCCTCCCTGTCCACGCTGGGCTGCGATTCCCAGCCTTTAGCTGATTTCCTGGGAAACATGCTTGGCTCAGACTCAGCACATCACTGCAGTCAAGCAAGAAGCCAAAATCAGGGACAGAAAAACCCTGAAgaattggggggtgggggggagtcTCCCAGTGGCTCCAGGCGCTGTTGTATTCCCTTAGCTGGCCGTGCTGGGTCACATTCCTTGGCTTTTAACTGCTTTCAATTCGGTTTTTTTGACCATTTAGCACAGATTCATGCTTGCATGGTTTCTTGCCAGAGCCACGGGAGgacccacagctctgctggaccaggagccctgcagcagggcagcccGGCACCCCCGCCTGCCCGGAACCAGGGCCAGCCCAGCACCGGGAGCTACCAAAAGGCACAACCTGGCCAAAAGGCgaggcaggaggaaagcatGGCCAGGCTTCGCTGCTCCCCGCCCCCACAAAGGCAGCTCCAGAGGCAGGCGCAGATGCATTTCCCACGACAGATGCATTTCCCACACTAGATGCACTTCCCATGGCAGATGCATTTCCAACAACAGATTTATTTCCCACGGCAGCTgtgtttcccttttctcccagGGCTCAGTGGGGTGCAGTGGTGAGGACCCTGAAGGCTGGTACCTGGCGAGACGCCCAGCTCACAGGGAAAGCCAGCTGAACCAGCCAAGGATGCCCAGGGCCAtccccttccctgggcagccctgccatggcaggggagggggctccTTGCCGATTCACAGAGGGACAGGGGCTGGGAGCAATTCCCCAGGGGGAACTGGcggtgctgggagcagaggccCAGGCTGCCTGGGTTTGGCGAGCTGGGAcatcccacccccccctccTGCTTTTCCCCGGATGCTACAGCGTAGCTGGTGCCAGGAGCCCAGGGCCATCTGGAAATGCTCATGGACAGAAACACTCCTGGACAGCAGCGAGGGACCCCGGCGGAGACAAAGCCCAGCGTTTCAGCAGGGCCCGGGCACTTCGCCGGAGGCTCCCGCTCTGCCCGCAGCGGGGTCGGCTCACCTCTGGCCACCCACAGGCACAAGAccccggggagggcagggatgcACCTGCTGCAAGGGACAGGGCTTTTGGTGGCTCGAGGGAGCGCGAGTCCCGCTCAGCTCGGCCCTGGCAGGCACCAGGCAGTCCTGCCAGGATCCACCCCCAccaggcagctcccagcttcCCAAAAATAGGCTGGAGAAGCCCGACCTGGAAAAGACCCCGGGAGCTCAGCGTCCTCCAGGCCTtgccggggcagggctggctgctgcaggatggGGCTCTGCACGCCATTGGAGTGGGGGTGATGGGGGTGACCAATGCTTGCAGGGGCTCTCTCTGCCCGCCTGCCACCATCACAGGAGAAACCGCgcttcctcctgcctcctcctctgcaaGCCAAGGCACGATCCCCTGTGCGCTGAGGAGAGGacctggaaagcagagaggaagctGGGCTCAGCGCGGAGGAAGAACTGGGGCCGGGATACGCCAAGCGGCGACCGGTCGGTCTCAAGGCCGGAGGAAACGACGCTGGGGACAGAGGGAAGAGCTGCGGGGCCCTGGGAGGGGTTGAACGTGCTGCCTGTGCAcgctgcaggcaggacaggctcCAGGGGCTGCCTAGGCAGGGGTCGGTGGGATGCACCCGCCAGCCACATTGAGCTCAGCACACGTGTGAGCTGCTCGTAGCCATCACCTCCCATCATCACAACCACCCCGCagccaccagccctgctgcccgTGGTGCCGGACCCTTCATCTCACAGGGAGGAAAGTAATTTCTGGGGCCGCGAGGGCAACACAAGCGGTGGAGCAGACGGGCTGCAGGTCTGCTTCAGCACAACTTGGCATCCATCATCTTCTCACCTCTAGCGGCTCTGAGGCTTTCCCCATCACATCCCACGGTAGCTCCCAGGGTGCACAGCCGCTCCCTCATCCAAATAAAACCTTGCTTGGGTGGTCCCATGTTACAGCCTGCCGGGGGAAGCTCTCTCTGCTCTCCCGCAGGCACCAGCAGGGCCGGAAGATCAGCTCTCCCTGTGTGCAGAAGTGGTCAAAGTCCCCAGTACGGTCACTCATTTTTCCTGGGTGGTGGCCAATGGCaaaactcaaaataaataattcccTCACCTCCAGCACTGCCCGCCCCACGCTagacagcagctgcagaggatTAGCGTCGCCCTGGAGGTGTAATCCCTCTACAAAGATGACAACATTTGGCCCAAGACAGCCAGGGAGATGCAGaatgggaagcagagagggCAAGGAGCGGAGCTTGGCCCAGATTTTTTTTGATTCCTGCATATCACCTCCATGATCAGAGCTCTGCGCTTTGCGTCAGGATCCACTTAATAGGAAGGAGACAAAGAGCAAGGGGGAGGccacaggagcagagcagacagacagaaagcTTTCCAGGGAAACCCCTGTCTGCTtcccctgccagctgctgccaccTGCCCAGGCAGAGCCACGGGTGCTGAGGGATGTCCCAGCCTTGGCTTGCCAcatgctccagctctgcctgagCACGTCTGCTTTCTGGCCCAACCCAAGGAGGGACGCTCTCCCATCCCTTGCtctgaggtgctgcagcccaggcacTCGCTGTCCTTCAGCGGGCGAGATTTCAAAGAGAAGCTTTGCCTTTGATGCAGAAAGCAGGCTACCAGCACTTAGGTCCCAACCAAAGTgcccaagtgcaggaccctgccccagccagtggaagaggaaggtgaaaaGCCAGCAGAGGCAAGGAAAACTCATCTTCAGGTGGGTCCCGCTCCGCCCCAGGTTGGACCCAGGGCTCCCCGCAAAGACAAGATTCCTTTCTCCCCCACTAGACATGAACTGCAATAAGGACtgaagcaggaaggaaggagccGGCCACCCACGGAAAGGTGAATGGGGAGATATTCAAGACCTTTTCTCTGCAGACTGCCTGCACTGAACCAGCACTCTCCTCACCCCTTGCAccaagctggggctgccctgggaaCACACAGGCAGCAACCATCCTCAGGGCAGACTCCCATCTCTGCACCCACATCCTTCCTGCCTTCTTCCACTCTTTCCACGTAGGAGGACATTGTGGCCCAGCCGGGTCAAAAGCCATAACCAAAGCAGTAAGAAGCTGGACGATTCACACACGAGTTTTGCTGGTACACGTTTACTCTAGGAACCGACTGCCAACAGGATGCCTGTGACATTTTGGCCTATCTGCCAGCACCATCCTCTTCTCCCACAGGGAGAGCATCCAAACTTCACTCGCCTTCAGCAAGATAGTTATAGTTTTGATGGGAGAGGGGGATtagaagagaaagatttttgaaGACCATCATGTAAATCCACCACCATCTGGCCCTAAAGAGTCAGTATCTGATGATGCTCCACTTTGTACAGCATGTAAACAGGAAGACtcagtattttgtttcatattaaaaaatacacataggGTCCACGTGGATGTAAGGGTTTGCGGCTGGGAATTTATTCCAGCAAATCCGCTGGCACAGCTCCTAGAGGTCAGGCAGGAATTGGCAGCAGGGCCCATCTGATCTCTCCAGAGGCAGCCAGCTcagagccctggggagcccagccccTCTTAACACATTATGGTCACTCACTCAGAGCAAAGCCGACTCCTGGAGGACAAGGGCTGACTCCAGCACAGGCCCCagcggggcagggagaggcggCAGCAGCTCCCGGTGAGTGCTCGGCCGCCAAAAACACAGGCTTATGAGCGAGGGCTTGAGGGAAAGGATGTGCGCCTTACCCTGCCGGGGTCTGACGGATTCCCTCAGCAggtcccccagccctggcaagctttgcaaacacagcagcaaagcctCGCCATGGACTTCATTAAGGCCGATCCCCGGCACATGATACAGTGATTCCACTTCACAAA is a window from the Balearica regulorum gibbericeps isolate bBalReg1 chromosome 13, bBalReg1.pri, whole genome shotgun sequence genome containing:
- the MMP15 gene encoding matrix metalloproteinase-15 yields the protein MAGGDRAPCWAGGALRAGGRPTPLLVLLVLLVGAAGEDINAEAWLRLYGYLPQPNRQMSTMRSAQTFSLALAEMQKFYGIAVTGVLDEETKAWMKRPRCGVPDQFGARMKSNMRRKRYALTGRRWSQSHLTFSIQNYTEKLGRYHSYEAVRRAFRVWEQATPLVFREVPYEDIRQKRKKEADIMVLFASGFHGDSSPFDGVGGFLAHAYFPGPGMGGDTHFDSDEPWTLENTDVSGNNLFLVAVHELGHSLGLEHSSNPSAIMAPFYQWMDTENFQLPEDDLKGIQQLYGTADGRPQPTKPLPTVTPRRPGRPDQRPPKPPPPGKPERPPKPGSPDRPDQYGPDICDGNFDTVAVLRGEMFVFKGRWFWRVRHNRVLDNYPMPIGHFWRGLPGDIDAAYERHDGRFVFFKGDRYWLFREANLEPGYPQPLVTYGQGIPYDSIDTAVWWEPTGHTFFFRGDRYWRFNEDTRSVDPGYPKPISVWVGIPPSPKGAFLSPDASSTYFYRGTKYWKFDNERLKTEPGYPKSILRDFMGCHTELVPDPHPRWPDGERPPFNPDGDGRAEDEEEEEEEEEEDEEDYSEGGRQPGGDVDVVVQIDEYTRTMSVVMVLVLLVLLVCILGLIYIIVQMQRKGAPRMLLYCKRSLQEWV